A region of Nostoc sp. 'Peltigera membranacea cyanobiont' N6 DNA encodes the following proteins:
- the aroC gene encoding chorismate synthase, with amino-acid sequence MGNIFGHLFRISTFGESHGGGVGVVIDGCPPQLEISAEEIQVELDRRRPGQSKITTPRKEADTCEILSGVFEGKTLGTPITILVRNQDTRPQDYDEMAQKYRPSHADATYDAKYGIRNWQGGGRSSARETIGRVAAGAIAKKILRQIANVEIIAYVKRIKDLEGVVDPNTVTLEQVESNIVRCPDAECGDRMIELIEQIGRQGDSIGGVVECVARNVPKGLGEPVFDKLEADIAKGVMSLPASKGFEIGSGFAGTLLTGIEHNDEFYIDPNGEIRTVTNRSGGIQGGISNGENIILRVAFKPTATIRKEQKTVTREGEETLLAAKGRHDPCVLPRAVPMVEAMVALILCDHLLRHHGQCKVL; translated from the coding sequence ATGGGCAATATTTTTGGTCATTTATTTCGCATTAGTACTTTTGGCGAGTCTCACGGCGGCGGTGTGGGGGTTGTAATTGATGGTTGTCCTCCACAACTAGAAATTTCGGCAGAAGAAATTCAAGTAGAACTAGATAGAAGGCGGCCAGGACAAAGTAAAATTACAACTCCTCGCAAAGAAGCTGATACCTGTGAGATTTTATCAGGGGTATTTGAAGGCAAAACGCTGGGAACGCCCATAACAATTTTGGTACGTAATCAAGATACTCGTCCTCAAGATTACGACGAGATGGCACAGAAGTATCGACCTTCTCACGCCGATGCAACTTATGATGCAAAATATGGTATTCGCAATTGGCAAGGTGGGGGTAGGTCGTCAGCACGTGAGACAATCGGAAGAGTCGCAGCTGGTGCGATCGCTAAAAAAATTCTTCGTCAAATCGCCAATGTCGAAATTATTGCTTACGTTAAGCGCATCAAAGACTTGGAAGGTGTAGTCGATCCCAATACTGTCACCTTAGAACAAGTGGAAAGCAATATCGTTCGCTGTCCCGATGCTGAATGCGGCGATCGCATGATTGAATTAATTGAGCAAATAGGTAGACAAGGCGATTCTATCGGCGGTGTCGTAGAATGCGTGGCGCGAAATGTGCCGAAAGGTTTAGGCGAACCAGTATTTGATAAATTGGAAGCTGATATCGCTAAGGGTGTCATGTCTCTCCCTGCTAGCAAAGGCTTTGAAATTGGTTCCGGTTTTGCGGGAACGCTACTAACGGGAATTGAGCATAACGATGAATTTTATATCGATCCAAATGGTGAAATCCGCACAGTAACAAACCGTTCTGGTGGTATTCAAGGCGGAATTTCCAACGGGGAAAATATCATTTTGCGAGTTGCATTTAAGCCAACAGCAACAATTAGAAAAGAGCAGAAGACTGTAACTCGTGAGGGCGAAGAAACTCTATTAGCAGCAAAAGGACGACACGATCCTTGTGTATTACCGCGTGCAGTTCCAATGGTTGAGGCAATGGTGGCGTTGATATTATGTGACCATTTGTTACGGCATCATGGGCAGTGTAAGGTCTTGTAG
- a CDS encoding sensor histidine kinase: protein MANAIDALEESNKGLSFQQVEDNPNRITIVTTLSEDRHHVLIQIQDNGMGMSENVKQKLFGYLFTTKGVGKGTGLGLSISRQIIEEKHGGQLTVTSELGKGTELAIAIPILS, encoded by the coding sequence ATCGCCAACGCCATTGATGCTTTGGAAGAATCTAACAAAGGGCTGAGTTTTCAACAAGTCGAAGACAATCCCAATCGCATCACAATTGTCACCACACTATCTGAAGATCGGCATCATGTCTTAATCCAAATTCAAGATAATGGTATGGGAATGTCGGAAAATGTCAAGCAAAAACTGTTTGGTTACTTATTCACCACCAAGGGAGTAGGGAAAGGTACAGGTTTAGGATTGTCGATTTCCCGCCAGATTATAGAAGAAAAACATGGTGGACAACTCACAGTGACATCTGAGTTAGGCAAAGGCACAGAATTAGCGATCGCAATTCCAATACTGAGTTAG
- a CDS encoding DUF3288 family protein — protein sequence MTQPTAGKDQQHPLYNRDRPLIDILLSQEATDYNLAELARLRMRYQGFPGARDIQKDLDKVLQQWGLTEAELFEKTRKIHDLGGIYKSRGKKDEQDWN from the coding sequence ATGACTCAACCAACGGCCGGTAAAGACCAACAACACCCTCTTTATAACCGCGATCGTCCCCTTATTGATATCTTACTCTCTCAAGAGGCGACAGACTATAACTTAGCAGAATTAGCCCGACTGCGAATGCGTTATCAAGGCTTTCCAGGGGCGAGGGATATCCAAAAAGACCTAGATAAAGTCTTGCAACAGTGGGGTTTGACTGAGGCCGAGCTTTTTGAGAAGACTCGCAAAATTCACGATTTAGGGGGTATTTACAAAAGTCGCGGTAAAAAAGACGAACAGGATTGGAATTAG